One Myripristis murdjan chromosome 17, fMyrMur1.1, whole genome shotgun sequence DNA segment encodes these proteins:
- the rpl5a gene encoding 60S ribosomal protein L5a, giving the protein MGFVKVVKNKAYFKRYQVKFRRRREGKTDFFARKRLVVQDKNKYNTPKYRLIVRLSNRDICCQVAYAKIEGDHIVCAAYSHELPKYGIAVGLTNYAAAYCTGLLLARRLLNKFGLDQVYEGQVEVTGDEFNVESVDGQPGAFTCYLDAGLARTTTGNKVFGVLKGAVDGGLAIPHSVKRFPGYDAESKEFNAETHRKHIMGMNVSDYMSYLMEEDEEAYKKQFSRFIKNGVTPDTVEEMYKKAHAAIRANPVHEKKPKKDVKKKRWNRPKLSLAQRKDRVAQKKASFLRAQEQEAGDG; this is encoded by the exons ATG GGATTCGTCAAAGTGGTGAAGAACAAGGCCTACTTCAAGAGGTACCAGGTCAAattcaggaggaggagag AGGGGAAGACTGACTTCTTTGCCCGCAAGCGCCTGGTCGTCCAAGACAAGAACAAGTACAACACGCCCAAGTACAGGCTGATCGTCAGGCTGTCCAACAGGGACATCTGCTGCCAG GTTGCCTATGCGAAGATCGAGGGGGACCACATCGTGTGTGCTGCCTACTCACACGAGCTGCCCAAATATGGCATCGCCGTGGGCCTGACTAACTACGCTGCAGCCTACTGCACTGGCCTGCTCCTGGCTCGCAGG CTGCTGAATAAGTTTGGCCTGGACCAGGTGTACGAGGGCCAGGTGGAGGTGACCGGGGACGAGTTCAACGTGGAGAGTGTGGACGGCCAGCCGGGCGCCTTCACCTGCTACCTGGATGCCGGCCTGGCCCGAACCACCACAGGGAACAAAGTGTTTGGGGTGCTGAAGGGCGCGGTCGACGGGGGGCTCGCCATTCCTCACAG TGTGAAACGCTTCCCGGGCTACGACGCAGAAAGCAAAGAGTTCAACGCAGAGACACACCGGAAACACATCATGGGCATGAACGTGTCGGACTACATGTCGTACCTgatggaggaggacgaggaggcctacaaaaaacagttttcacgCTTCATCAAGAACGGAGTCACGCCAGACACA gtAGAAGAGATGTACAAAAAAGCACATGCCGCCATCAGAGCGAATCCCGTACAcgaaaagaaaccaaaaaaagacGTCAAAAAGAAGAG GTGGAATCGCCCCAAGTTATCTCTGGCACAGAGGAAGGACCGCGTCGCCCAGAAGAAGGCCAGTTTCTTACGAGCACAAGAACAAGAGGCAGGGGACGGTTAG
- the dipk1aa gene encoding divergent protein kinase domain 1A isoform X1: MMMSSTGHHGTNTIFPCGGLKLISLVHDHMAALRGKQQARISFVRVKYLFLTWLTVLVGSWVLYVQYSTYTELCRGHECKNAICDKYRRGIIDGSACSSLCDKDTLYMSRCLSTLPNNQVYTGSWGDHDGIIRCKLGEVLHYELGEEPEPRREAPVFDKPTRGTSVEKFREMVLNHLKSKLGEQANLASLVSQILSVADGNKDGHVSLPEARSTWALLQMDEVLLGLLLQDRGHTPRLLGYCGDLYMTEQVPYGPLYGMSLPWPLVSWVPSGVQRSLDQWFTPSWPRKAKISMGLLELVEDIFHGTYGSFLICDLSAAHFGYTDRHELRLTDTRAVVPEDEFRRSMRALKCEADADCVYGVDCRASCDVAKRRCREDPIQPNLAKACSALKDYLLRGAPSELSEELERQLYACMALKGNAGQMNMEHSLILNNLKALLWRQISHTKDS; the protein is encoded by the exons ATGATGATGAGCAGTACAGGACATCACGGGACAAATACCATTTTCCCATGCGGTGGACTCAAACTAATCTCACTCGTCCATGATCACATGGCCGCTTTGAGAGGCAAACAACAG GCTCGTATCTCCTTTGTGCGGGTGAAGTACCTGTTCCTGACATGGCTGACCGTGCTGGTGGGGAGCTGGGTGCTGTACGTGCAGTACTCCACCTACACAGAGCTGTGCAGAGGACACGAGTGCAAGAACGCCATT tgtgatAAATACAGAAGGGGAATCATTGACGGCTCTGCCTGCAGCAGTCTGTGTGATAAAGACACTCTGTACATGAGCAGGTGTTTGTCCACACTCCCTAACAACCAG GTGTACACAGGAAGCTGGGGAGACCATGACGGGATAATCCGCTGCAAACTGGGGGAGGTTCTGCACTACGAGCTGGGCGAGGAGCCGGAGCCGCGGAGAGAAGCCCCCGTCTTCGACAAGCCCACCAGAGGAACGTCTGTGGAGAAGTTCAGAGAAATGGTCCTCAATCACCTAAAG TCCAAGCTGGGAGAGCAGGCTAATCTTGCCAGCCTGGTGAGCCAGATCCTCTCTGTCGCCGATGGCAACAAAGATGGACATGTGTCCCTGCCGGAAGCCCGTTCTACCTGGGCCCTGCTCCAGATGGATGAG GTgctgctgggcctgctgctCCAGGACCGAGGACACACACCTCGCCTGCTCGGCTACTGCGGGGACCTGTACATGACGGAGCAAGTTCCCTACGGGCCTCTGTACGGCATGTCCTTACCCTGGCCGCTGGTGTCCTGGGTGCCCAGCGGGGTGCAGCGCAGCCTGGACCAGTGGTTCACCCCTTCCTGGCCGCGCAAAGCCAAGATCTCCATGGGCCTGCTGGAGCTGGTGGAGGACATCTTCCACGGCACTTACGGGAGCTTCCTCATCTGCGACCTGAGCGCAGCACACTTTGGGTACACCGATCGCCACGAGCTGAGACTCACTGACACACGAGCGGTCGTCCCTGAGGATGAGTTCAGACGCAGCATGCGGGCACTGAAGTGCGAGGCGGATGCGGACTGTGTGTACGGCGTGGACTGCCGGGCGTCCTGCGACGTGGCAAAGAGACGGTGCAGGGAGGATCCCATCCAGCCCAACCTGGCCAAGGCCTGCAGTGCGCTGAAGGACTACCTTCTGCGCGGGGCGCCGTCTGAGCTGAgcgaggagctggagaggcagCTGTACGCCTGTATGGCCCTGAAGGGTAACGCTGGACAGATGAACATGGAGCACTCGCTCATCCTCAACAACCTCAAGGCTCTGCTGTGGAGGCAGATCTCACACACCAAGGACTCGTGA
- the dipk1aa gene encoding divergent protein kinase domain 1A isoform X2 → MAKGLFPRAWVKKSFYFQARISFVRVKYLFLTWLTVLVGSWVLYVQYSTYTELCRGHECKNAICDKYRRGIIDGSACSSLCDKDTLYMSRCLSTLPNNQVYTGSWGDHDGIIRCKLGEVLHYELGEEPEPRREAPVFDKPTRGTSVEKFREMVLNHLKSKLGEQANLASLVSQILSVADGNKDGHVSLPEARSTWALLQMDEVLLGLLLQDRGHTPRLLGYCGDLYMTEQVPYGPLYGMSLPWPLVSWVPSGVQRSLDQWFTPSWPRKAKISMGLLELVEDIFHGTYGSFLICDLSAAHFGYTDRHELRLTDTRAVVPEDEFRRSMRALKCEADADCVYGVDCRASCDVAKRRCREDPIQPNLAKACSALKDYLLRGAPSELSEELERQLYACMALKGNAGQMNMEHSLILNNLKALLWRQISHTKDS, encoded by the exons ATGGCGAAGGGTCTGTTTCCACGGGCCTGGGTGAAGAAGTCATTCTACTTTcag GCTCGTATCTCCTTTGTGCGGGTGAAGTACCTGTTCCTGACATGGCTGACCGTGCTGGTGGGGAGCTGGGTGCTGTACGTGCAGTACTCCACCTACACAGAGCTGTGCAGAGGACACGAGTGCAAGAACGCCATT tgtgatAAATACAGAAGGGGAATCATTGACGGCTCTGCCTGCAGCAGTCTGTGTGATAAAGACACTCTGTACATGAGCAGGTGTTTGTCCACACTCCCTAACAACCAG GTGTACACAGGAAGCTGGGGAGACCATGACGGGATAATCCGCTGCAAACTGGGGGAGGTTCTGCACTACGAGCTGGGCGAGGAGCCGGAGCCGCGGAGAGAAGCCCCCGTCTTCGACAAGCCCACCAGAGGAACGTCTGTGGAGAAGTTCAGAGAAATGGTCCTCAATCACCTAAAG TCCAAGCTGGGAGAGCAGGCTAATCTTGCCAGCCTGGTGAGCCAGATCCTCTCTGTCGCCGATGGCAACAAAGATGGACATGTGTCCCTGCCGGAAGCCCGTTCTACCTGGGCCCTGCTCCAGATGGATGAG GTgctgctgggcctgctgctCCAGGACCGAGGACACACACCTCGCCTGCTCGGCTACTGCGGGGACCTGTACATGACGGAGCAAGTTCCCTACGGGCCTCTGTACGGCATGTCCTTACCCTGGCCGCTGGTGTCCTGGGTGCCCAGCGGGGTGCAGCGCAGCCTGGACCAGTGGTTCACCCCTTCCTGGCCGCGCAAAGCCAAGATCTCCATGGGCCTGCTGGAGCTGGTGGAGGACATCTTCCACGGCACTTACGGGAGCTTCCTCATCTGCGACCTGAGCGCAGCACACTTTGGGTACACCGATCGCCACGAGCTGAGACTCACTGACACACGAGCGGTCGTCCCTGAGGATGAGTTCAGACGCAGCATGCGGGCACTGAAGTGCGAGGCGGATGCGGACTGTGTGTACGGCGTGGACTGCCGGGCGTCCTGCGACGTGGCAAAGAGACGGTGCAGGGAGGATCCCATCCAGCCCAACCTGGCCAAGGCCTGCAGTGCGCTGAAGGACTACCTTCTGCGCGGGGCGCCGTCTGAGCTGAgcgaggagctggagaggcagCTGTACGCCTGTATGGCCCTGAAGGGTAACGCTGGACAGATGAACATGGAGCACTCGCTCATCCTCAACAACCTCAAGGCTCTGCTGTGGAGGCAGATCTCACACACCAAGGACTCGTGA